One segment of Erigeron canadensis isolate Cc75 chromosome 2, C_canadensis_v1, whole genome shotgun sequence DNA contains the following:
- the LOC122587788 gene encoding uncharacterized protein LOC122587788, with protein MLAYPVVEYFVKTNWKKFGLQKVMMNANDFFFFKFTDKAGMHNALDGGPWFIRGIPLFLKLWSPTVKLQKQELKEVAVWIKIHNVPIPSYSDDGLSLLASKLGTPKMLDAYTSSMCTDAWGRISYAGALIKISAKSEYKNELSIAIPEMNGAGYTKELMKVEYEWKPPRCSHCCVFGHLTDQCPKCVKAPASKKEALIDEDGFQMVKNKGKSKEVFHPRKPKHKLVYVPVSKTKETIDTTGTSKAMVNTKNSYELLNEYGEESKPLFQPITDISQCGKLLESLKGVVEDEFDADVDEYIEIHDETTAFMSSGTTPLSHSEGASTPVTQGSNG; from the coding sequence ATGCTAGCTTATCCGGTGGTGGAGTATTTTGTCAAAACGAATTGGAAGAAGTTTGGTTTACAAAAAGTAATGATGAACGCTAAtgacttcttcttctttaagTTCACAGATAAAGCTGGTATGCATAATGCTCTTGATGGAGGGCCTTGGTTTATCCGTGGTATACCCCTGTTTCTGAAACTATGGTCGCCTACGGTTAAGTTACAAAAGCAGGAATTAAAAGAAGTAGCTGTTTGGATCAAAATTCATAATGTCCCCATTCCGTCATATTCTGATGATGGTCTAAGCTTGCTTGCATCGAAATTAGGTACTCCTAAAATGCTTGATGCCTATACTAGCTCGATGTGTACTGATGCTTGGGGACGAATTAGTTATGCTGGAGCCTTAATTAAAATTTCTGCGAAGTCTGAATATAAGAATGAATTATCTATAGCCATTCCAGAAATGAATGGGGCTGGTTATACCAAAGAACTTATGAAGGTGGAGTATGAGTGGAAGCCTCCGAGGTGTTCACACTGTTGTGTATTTGGACATTTAACTGATCAATGCCCTAAATGTGTAAAAGCGCCTGCTTCGAAAAAGGAAGCGCTTATTGATGAAGATGGGTTCCAAATGGTAAAAAATAAAGGTAAATCAAAGGAGGTCTTTCACCCAAGGAAACCAAAGCATAAGCTTGTCTATGTTCCGGTTAGCAAGACAAAAGAGACGATAGATACAACAGGTACATCCAAGGCCATGGTTAATACCAAGAATTCTTATGAGCTATTGAATGAATATGGGGAGGAATCTAAACCATTGTTTCAGCCTATCACGGATATCAGTCAATGTGGGAAACTACTGGAGTCACTAAAAGGTGTTGTTGAAGACGAGTTTGATGCTGATGTTGATGAGTATATTGAAATTCATGATGAGACAACTGCGTTTATGTCTAGCGGTACTACTCCATTGAGTCATtctgagggggcaagcactcctgTTACACAGGGGTCCAATGGGTAG